The Deltaproteobacteria bacterium genomic sequence GCCCGCCTCGCGCCAGGCCTCGGGCCGCTTGGGATCGGCGGCGATGCCCTTCTCGTACACCGAGAGCGCGCCTGCCGGGTCGTCGCGCAGGTCGTGGGTCATGCCCAGGAGCAGGAACGCCTGGTAGTTGTGCGGATCGAGCGCGACCGCCTGGTTGAGCTCGGCCTCGGCGTCCTTGGGCTTGTCCTGGCGCGAATAGGCGAGCCCGAGCAGGTAGTGGGCCTCGGCGTTCTTGGGGTCGCCCTTGAGCGCCTGCTGCAGCAGCGGGATGGCCTTGGCGTCCTGGCCGCGGCCCGAGTAGCCGCGCGCGACCTGGACCAGCTCGGCGGGGGTATCGGCGAACGCGACGGCTGCACACGCGAAGACAGAGACGAAAAGGGCAAGGCGCATGCCGGGCACGGTAGTTCCCGCACGCGCGCACGCGCAAGTCAGCCGACGTGCACCGCGACGATGCTGTCCAGCACCGAGCGCCACGCGTCCGGATCCGACACGCAGACCTCGAGGTACGCGGCGCCCACGCCCTCGGTGCGCGCGGTCTGGTGCACGGCGCGCAGACGCACCGGACGACCCGCGGCCGCATCGAGCGCCGGGATGCGCAGCTCGGTCCCGTCGGAAATCGCGTTCATGTCCACGGCGCAGGAGACGAAGGGAACGTCGCCGTCGAGAAAAGCTTCGAGCGTGCACAGCCGCCGCTCGCCGACGTCGATACTGCCCTCGTCGAGGGTGAACGTCCCGGCTTGCAGCTCGAGCGTGCGCCGGGCGACGAACGCGAGCTCTTCGTCGCCTTCGTCATCGCCGTCCTGCGGCTCGGGCTCGGGATTCTCGTGGCGCTCGCGCCGCGCCTCTTCCTCCTCCTCCATGTCCTCGACGTCCCGGGCCAGCGCGGGACGCGACATGGGAATCGGCGGCGGCACCGGGATCTGCGGCAGCAAGTCGAGCATCGCCATGGCCGACTCGTTGGCCCACGCGGTGGCGGCCTCGTCGGCGTGCGCTTCGGGTGGCGCTTCTTCGGCGGCGGCTTTCGACGCGCTCGCTTCGGCCTGGGTCTCGCCCTTGAGGAGCTTGTCGTACTCGGGTGCGATGCGTGCGTCGAAGTGGTCGGCGAAGTGCGCCATGCCCGTGCGCGCGGGCATGGTCATGTGCTGGCCGGGCTTGAGCACGCCGTCGACGGCCTTCTCAAGCACGGGCTTGGTCGGATCCGCGTCCGCGCCGGCGGGCTTGCGGGTCAGCGGCTGGATCGCGGGGTTGGGGCCACCACCGCGCACGGGTCCGACGGCCATGACCAGGATTATCGCGCCGGATTGCGGAAGGTGTCACCGCGCAGCAAAGGCGCGGTTTTCCTAGCCGCGAAGCTGATTCTTCAGGACCTTGCCGCGATCGCTTCGCGGCAGCGCGTCGATGAAGCGAACCTCGCGCGGGTACTTGTATGGCGCGAGGTTGGTCTTCACGTGGTCCTGGAGCGTCTTGGCGAGCGCGTCGTCGGCCTGGTGCTCGGGCTTCACCACGACGAACGCGCGCGGCTTGTCGAGGCCCTCGGCGTCCTTGAAGCCCACGACGGCCGCTTCCTTCACGGCCGGATGCGCGAGCAGGCAGTTCTCCACCTCGAGCGGGCTGAGCCACTTGCCGGCGACCTTGAGCATGTCGTCGCCGCGGCCGCAGAAGCGGAAGTAGCCCTTCTCGTCGACGGTGAACTTGTCCTGGCTCACGCACCACTCGCCGCGGAAAGTGCGCAGGCTGAGGTCGCGGTTGTGCCAGTACTCGATGGCGATGGATCCGCCGCGGACCCAGAGCGTGCCCACTTCGCCGCGGGGCAATTCGCGTCCGTCGTCGTCGCGCACCTGCGCTTCGTAGCCTTCGACCACGCGGCCGAGCGAGCCGAGCACCACGTCGCCGATGCGGTTGGTGACGAAGATGTGGAACATCTCCGCCGAGCCGATGCCGTCGAGGATCTCCACGCCCGTCTGCTGCTTCCAGCGCGTGTAGAGCTCCTCGGGCAGGGCCTCGCCGGCCGAGATCACGCAGCGCATCTGCTTCCAGTCGTCGCGCTTGAGGCCCGCGAAGTGCGTGAGCCCGTTCAAGCTGGTGGGCACGGTGATGAAGATGGTCGCCTTCTCGCGCGCCACGACCTCGCAGACCTTCTCCGGCGTGCCCTTCTCCTGGAACAACGCGACGGTCCCGCCCGCGCGGAACGGGAACAGCAGATTCGAGCCGAGCGCATAGCCGAACGCGAGCCGCGGCACGGAGACGCTCACGTCGCTCTCGCTGTAGCCGACGACGGGAAGCGCGTAGGTGAGCGCGTTGTACGCAAAGTCGCGCGCGCGGTGCACGGCGCCCTTGGGGAATCCGGTGGAGCCGCTGGTGAAGAGCCAGACCGCCGGATCGTCGCGGTGCGTGGGGTGTGTGGGGAACGGGCCGCGGTCGTCGTAGACGAGGTCGGTGTAGCTCGAGCCGGTGTCGCCCGCATCGCCGACGACGATCACCGCGGTCTGCTCATGCGCGCGGAGCTCGTCGAGCGTCTTGGCCGCGGCTTCGGACGCGATGACGACCTTCGCGCGCGTGTACTCGAGGTAGTAGCGGGCCTCTTCCGCGGAGACGTCGGGCGAGACCGCGCAGCACACGCCGCCCACGCGCTGCACCGCGAACCACGCGACCGCGAACTGGGGGATGTCGGGCAGCATCAAGAGCACGCGCTGCTCCGGCTGCACGTCGAGCTCCACCAACGCGTGCGCCAGCCGGTGCGAGTGATCCGCGATCTCGGCGTAGGTGTACTCGCGACCCTCGAAGCGGATGGCCACCTTGTTGGCGCGGCCCGCTTCCAGGTTGTGGTCCAGGAAGAAGCTGGCCAGGTTGAGCTGCTCGGGGATCTCGACGGCCATCGCACGCCTCCGCGCAAGGCCGCCTGCATACTTCAACCTGCCTTGACTTGTCGCCGGGTGCTGGCAAGAACCGCACGTGCCTTCCGCGTCACCAGCACCGCGCCTGAGCGACCGAACGTACCTGGCGCTCGCTGCGCTGCTCCTCGGCGCGCTCGTGCTTCTTGCGTACGAGAACGCGTGGCACGTGGGCTTCCTGCGCGACGCCGCGTACATCCTAGGCAAGGACCCGCGCATCGGCTCCGCGACGTGGGAGAACGTGCGGCTCGCGTTCGCGCAGGGCTACTGGTGGCCGAGCTTCCAGGCCGATCTCTACCGGCCCGCGACCACGCTGTCGTTCATGCTCGACGGCGCGCTGCTGGGCCACGTCGACGCGCCCGAGGGACACCACGCGGTGAACCTCGCGCTGCACTTCGCGAACGCGCTGTTGGTGCTGCTGATCGCGCGGCGACTGATGCCGGATTCGCGAGGGGTCGCGCTCATCGCTGCGGCGATCTTCGCTGCGCATCCGCTGGCCACCGAGGCCGTGACGTATCTGGTTGGGCGTTCCGACGAGCTCGCGGCGCTCGGGATTCTCGCGGGCTTGCTCTTTCATCTGCGCGGTTCGCGCGTGGGCGTCTTGCTCGCGTCGACGCTCGCCGCGTTCAGCAAAGAGAGCGGCGTGCTGCTCGTGGCGGTGCTGCTGCTCCACGACGCGCTCATTTCACGGCGCGCGAACCTCGCGAGCTGGCTCGCAGCCGCGATTCCGGCGATCGGCTTCGTGATCGCCCGGCTCGTGGCGTTGCGCGACTCGCCGTTCTTCGGCTGGCCGTTCGTGGACAACCCGCTCGTGGCCGCGACGCCCGTGCAGACCGTGCTCACCGCGAGCAAGGTCTTCCTGCACGGGCTGGGGCTGGCGATCTTTCCGCGCGCGCTCTCGGTGGACTACTCGTACGACGCGATTCCCGTCTTCGGCGCGGGCGGCGTCGAGGATGCGCTCTGCGTGATCGGGTTGATCGTCGCGATCGCGTTGGTCGTCGGTGCACTGCTGCTGAAGAAGCGCGCGCCCATTCCGGCCTTCGCGACGCTGCTGTTTCTCGGTTTGCTCGTGCCGACCTCGAGCGTGCTCTTCCCCATCGGCGCGATCTTCGCGGAGCGATTTCTGTACTTGCCGCTGGCGGCGTTCGCGCTCGCAGCGGCGTGGACGCTGGAGCACCTCACGCGCCTTCACGTGCGCGCGCCGGTTGCTATCGCCGCGGCGCTCACGCTCGCGTTCGCGATTCGCACGCACGCGCGCAACGACGACTGGCACGACGAGCTCTCGCTCTACCGCAGCGCCGCCGAGGCCACGCCGAACAGCTTCAAGGTCCACCGCGTGCTCGCCGGCCTGTACTGGAATCGGGGGCCCTCCGAGGAGAACGCCGACGCCGCCATCGCCGAGGGAAATCGCGCCCTGGCCATCCTCGAGGCGCGGCCGCTCTCGCTGGATCAACGCGACGGCTGGCTGGAGCTGGAGCTTGGCAGCTACGAGCGCGCCAAGGGCGAGTACCGCCGCGCGGCGCACGACGAGCCCGCGGCGCTCACGCACTTGCAGCGCTCGCTGACGCTGCTGGAGCGCGCAGCCGAGGTCGACGCGTTCGGCGCCCAGCGCGCCCGCGAGCAGAAGCTGGCCCACGGTGCGAAGCCCGACGAGGTGCGCGCCACGGCCAATCCACGCGTGCAGCTCGCCCTCTTCGAGACCGACATGGATCTGCAGAAACTGCCTGAGGCGGACCAGGCCGCCACGGCTGCGCGCGCTGCGATTCCGCTCTCACCCGAGCCGTATGTGGCCGCCGCGCGGCTGGATCTCGCGCAGGAAGATCTCGACGGCGCTGCGGTGGAGCTGGTGCAAGCGCTCATCCTCGATCGCCAGAGCCAGGCCGCATGGGGACCGCTGCACAGCGTCTACGCGGCGCTCGGGCACGAGGAGGCCATCACCAGCGCGTCGCAGGGCCCGACGCTGGATCCCAAGAACCCGCTGGTGCGACACCACCTGGATCGCGCGTGTAACGATTTGGTTAAGCAGCTCTCGGCCGCGCACGAGCTGGAGAGCGCGCGCGTGGTCTACGACCGCTGCGTGGAAGAGTTCGCGTGCGCGAAGGAGCAGCTCGGCGCGCGGCCTCAGTGATCCTTGCCGCTCGCGACCCACACGCAGATGCCGGTGAGCACGAACAGCCCAATCGCGACCTGGCGGTCGTTGTGGGTGACGCCGCCGCGCAGCGCCATGTGCTCGCAGGATGCGTCGCCCATGCAGTCGGAGGTGTCCTTGAGCTGAAGCCAGCGGCTGGTGAAGTGCAGGGCCGCGAGCCCCGAGCCCAGCGCGCACATGCCGAAGAAGATGCGCCGCATCTCAGGGCGTCATCAGCGGATCGAGCGGCTGCGCGTTGTTCTTCTCATCGTCGAGCGTGGGCTCGTTGCCGCGCTTGAACGCCTCGCGCACGCCCTCGCGGCCCTTGGCGAGCTTGCCCGTCTTGGGGTCGATGTTCGCCCAGACGATGTCCGCGCCCGGCGCCGGCTGGAACCACGGCTGCGGCACGCCCTCGAGCGCGTGCTTCATGTACTCGAGCCAGATCGGCAAGCTGGCGCGCGAGCCGGCTTCGTACTTGCCCATCGGGTCGTGCTTGTAGTCGTCGTAGCCGAGCCACACCGCCGTGAGCAGGTCGTGGGTGAAGCCCACGAACCAGGTGTCGTGCGAGTCGTTCGTCGTTCCGGTCTTGCCGGCCACGGGCTTGTTGAGCCGCGAAGCATTGGCGCCGGTGCCACCGGTGGCCACGTCGTGCAGCAGCCAGGTGGTGAGGAACGCGGTCTCGGGCTCCATCACCTGCTCGGGCTTGTCGAAGAGGCGCGCGTAGCCCGCGCGGATGCGGTCCATCGATGACGCCCAGGGATCGTTGTACGCGGTGTGGTCCTCGAGCACGCGGCCGTTGCGATCGCGAACCTGGCGCACGAAGTAGACGGGCTCGCGCTTCCCGTCGCGATCGAAGACCGCGTACATCTGCGCCAGCTCCCACGGGTGCACGCACGAGCTGCCCAGCGCGCTCGAGAGATCGCTGTGCACTTCCGTGGTGATGCCGAGCTTCTTGGCCCACGCGCGCACGTTCTCGATGCCCACCGCCTGGAAGACCTTGATGGCGGGGATGTTCATCGACTCCATCAGCGCGGTGCGCACGATGACGTCGCCCTTGAAGTCGTTCTCGTAGTTCTCGGGCTTCCAGCGCAGCTGCGTGTCCGGGTCGTCGAAGACGATGGGCGAGTCCACGATGACGGTGCTCGCGGTGTAGTCGAGCTGCTCGATGGCGGCGCTGTACTCGACCGGCTTGAACGCCGAGCCCGGCTGGCGGCAGGCCTGGAACGCGCGGTTGAACTCGGAGGCGTCGTAGTCGTAGCCGCCGATCATCGCGGGCACGTAGTTCTTGTGTGGATCGATGCTCACGATCGCGCCCTGGAGCTGCGGCTCCTGCTCCAGCGAGTAGAGCGCGCTGCCGTCGGTGGGGATCTGCTTCTCGGTGAAGCTGTCGGCGTCCTTCTTCACCTCGTCGAGGGTGCGAAGCTTCACCAGCGCGACGTCGCCGACCTTCAAGGCCGTGGACACGTGCGAGATGAGCGCGCTCGGGTAGTACTGCTCCGGGTTGGGCTTGCGCGCCCAGCGCATCTCCGCGAGCGGCAGCTTGCCCTTGTGGTGCGTGCCGATGAGCAGCTCGGCGACCATGTCCTTGTCGTCGACCTTGGTCACGATGGCCGGGTAGTAGCCACCCACCACGGGCTCGTCCTTGGTGAGCTGCTTCTCGACCTTGGCCTCGAACTCCTTCTTCTCGGCTTCGCTCGTGAAGTGCATCAGCGGGCCGTAGTAGCCCTGGCGCTTGTCGACCTCGATGAGGCCCGTGAGCATGGCATCCTGGGCTTCGCGCTGGCGCTCGGCGTCCATCGTGAGATCGACGGTGAGGCCATCGGTCAGCAGCCGCTCGTTGCCATAGCGATCGACGATGTCGCGGCGCACCTGCTCGGCGAAGAACGGCGAGCTGTCGTGGAAGACGTCCTCCACGTCATAGGCCTTCACCGGGGCCTTCATGGCGTCGTCGTAGTCCTTCTGGGAGATCATCCCGTCGACGAGCATGCGGCCGAGCACGTAGGCGCGGCGCTCTTTCGAACGCTGCGGGTGCGCATACGGGTTCGCGCTGGGGCTCTGCGGCAAGCCCGCGAGCGTGGCCATCTCTGCGAGCGTGAGGTCCTTCACGTCCTTGCGGAAGTAGTTCTCCGCCGCGGTCTGGACGCCGTACGCATGGTGGCCCAGGTAGATATTATTCAAATACAAATAAAGAATTTCCTCTTTGGTCAGCGACTTCTCGAGCCGCCGGGAGAGGATGGCCTCGCGGATCTTGCGGATGATGCCCAGCTTGCCCGTGCGGACCGTGGCTTCCTTGAAGGCCTGGCGCAGCGCAGCTTCCTTCAAGCGCGTGTAGACCGCCTGCACCTGCTTGTTGCGCGCGTTGGTGGCGCGCTGGGTGAGGAAGTCGGTGGCGCGCTTGAGCTCGTCGGGGCTGGGCGGGATCTTCTTGGTGTCGTCGTTGTAGGCGTTGCCCAGGCGCGCGCGGCGGCTGGAGTCGACGAACTCGTCGATGGCGGCCTGCGCGGGCGCGGGCGCGGGCGGCACCTTGGCGTCGGCGTCGCGGAGGATGGCGTCGAAGTCGACGGCGGAGAAGCTCTCGTTCACCAGGATCGACTTGGCCGTCTGCTGGGTGAGCGTGGAGCCACCCTGGATATGCTGACCGCGCAGCGTCTTGCTGGCCGCGCGGATGGTGCCCTCGATGTCGAGGCCGAAGTGGTCGAAGAAGTTCTTGTCCTCGGCGGCGATGAAGGCCTGCACCAGCTTCTTGGGGATCTGCTCGTAGGGAACGACCTTGCGCCGCTCCTTGTAGAACTCGCCCACCAGCGCGCCGTCGTCGCTGCGGAACTCGGTGAGGATGGGCGGCCGGTAGTCCTCGACGCGCGGCACCTCGGGCAGGCCCTTGCTGAACTTGTAGTACACGCCCAGCGCTGCGGCGCCGCCAATGAGCACCACGGCCATGCCGCAGTACACCAGGAAGAGGAACGCCTTCTTCCACCAGTGCCGCGGACGGACGGTGTCCACCAGCTCCAGGCGCGATTCGCGCTCGGGCGACGGAGGCGGCGGCGCCTCCGGGGGCAGCTCGGCAGCAGGCTGGGCCATTGGCGCGCATCCTACGCACGGCTCCACACCCCCGCAACGTTCGGGCAAGCGAGCGTTGGCCGGTGGGGCGTGGTAATTCGGCCACAGTCGACAATTGGAGGGCGCGATGTCGCTTCCGCAGCCGACGATCCCCGTGGTGCGCAACCCGGCCGCCCTGGCCTTTGGCGACGGCGAATCCGGGCACTTGCGCGCGCGGCCCGAAGATCCGGCGCTCGCCGTGCCCGACTTCGTGGTCCAGCTCCTGCTCAGCTGCGACGCGCTCGAGCCCATCGCGGATCACGCGGCGCGCTTCGGCTCGCAGTTTGGCGGCATCCAGGGCTTCAAGTTCGCGGGAGTGGCCAAGTCGTTCGCGGAGTCGCTGGGGCCATTGCCCAAGGGCGGCAGCGGGCTGGACAAGGCGCTCGTCGGAATCCTCCAGCACCTCACGGCGCGCGGGCACCTGCTCACCGGGCCCGAGCTGCGAGAGCGACTCGCCCCACTGACGGGCACGGCGGGAACGATCACCTCGATGTGCCTGCCCACGGCGAATCGGCCCGAGACGCTGAAGCGCGCGCTCGCGAGCTACCTGGGCCACTTCCAGAAGCACGGGCGCAAGCTGCGCGTGGTGGTCGGCGATGACTCGACCGATCCGGCTGCGGTCGCCGCGAACGCTGCCGTGATCGAGGCCGCGCGAAAGGACTTCGGCGGGCAGGTGGAGCACCTGAGCCGCGCAGATCGGCCGGCGCTCGTGGAGAAGCACGCGGGCGGCGACGCGGCCAAGCGCGAGGCGCTCGAGTTCCTGCTCCTCGATGCCGACGGTCTCGGTCAGACCTACGGCGCGAGCCGCAACGCGCTGCTGCTTGCGACGCGCGGCGAGCTCGTCTTCTTCGCCGACGACGACACGCTCGCCGAGCTGCATTCGGCCCGAGGACGCAGCGCCGGCGTGGGCATGCTCTTTCCGGGCGAGGAGCCGCAGCCGCTCTCGCGCTGGCCAGATCGCGACGCGGCCAAGCGGTCGGTGGAAGCCGTCGACGCGGATCTGCTCGCGTTGCACGAGAAGCTGCTCGGGCGTCCGCCGGCTGCTGCGGTCGCCGACGCGCTCGGTGCGGAGGCGCTGGTGAGCGGGCTGGTTCCAGAAATCGGCGCCGCGCTCGCGAGCGGTTGGGGTCAGATCGCGGTCACGCTGAATGGCCTCGTCGGTGACTCGGGCTCGTCGATGCCGACGATCCTGTCGATGCTGGAAGCCCGCGGTGAAGAGGCCGCGCGCATCTTCGGCAACGGCGGGCTCGCGCAGACGGTTTCGCAGAGCCGCGAGGTGGTGAAGCTCGGCGCTGAGCTTCGGCTGGGCGCGAATGGGCCGTGCATGGCCACGTTCTTCGGCTTCGACAACCGCGGCCCGCTGGTGCCGTTCTTCCCGCACTTCCGGCGCGAGGAGATTCCGTTCAAGGAGCTGCTGGTGCGCACGCGCGGCGCCGCCACGCTCGCCTACTTGCCCTATGCATTGCTGCACGCGCCGCCGGGAAATGCGCCGCGGGTGCTGCCGTCGGTGGCCATGTCGGATGTGTTCATCGCGGCGCTCGTCGAGGTCGCGCCGGCGCCGTGGGGCGCGGATCCGGCGGCGATGCTGCGCGCGCTCGGTGCGCGACTGGCGGCCGTCGGCGAGCAGCCTGCGGCCGCGTTCCGTCGCCAGGTGCTCGACATCGCCCAGGCCGGACGCCTGCACATGCTCTCCGCCCGTCGACGCGCGCTCGCTGAGCTCCGCGGCAAGCTGCCCGGCGCGCTGGCGAGCGAGGCCGAGCGCACCATCCACACGTGGATCTCGCAGCTGCAAGGGCCGCTGGTGGCCGCCGAGCCGGCCCTGGTGGAGAAGCTCGGCGACGGCGCGAAGGCAGAGGCGGCGACGCAGCGGCTGCTCGCACGCTTCGGGCGCGCCGTGGCGGCGCTGGCCTGAAGTTTCCGTCTCTCCTCGGGCGCGCCTACACTGGCCGCGTCCCGATGGCGGCAAACGGAAAACTCCGGCGCGTCGCGGCCGTGCATGCGGCGCTGGCGATTGCCGCGCTGGGCGCGGTCTTCCTGCCCGCGCTGCGGCCCGGCGCCATGCTGCTCGGCCACGACGCCTACCAGCTCTTCTTGCCGCTCAAGCAGTTCCTGCGCGCCGAATTCGCGCAAGGCCACTGGCCGACGTGGTTCCCGGGCGATGGCCTGGGCATTCCCGTCGCGGGCACGTTCGTGGCCGGGCTGCTGGATCCGCTGAACGTGCTGCTGGTGCTGCCGCCGGCGCAGGCTGTGAAGTGGATGGTGCTGCTCGCGTATCCGATCGCGGCGCTGGGCGCGGCGCTCGGTGCGCGGGCGCTGGGGCTACCACGACGCGCGGCGCTCTTCTCCGGCCTGGCGTTCGCGCTCACGGGCGCGCTGGTGAGCCAGAGCGTGAGCTTGCAGTACGTGGGCGCGTTCTCGCGGCTGCCGTGGGCGCTTTGGGCGGCGCTGCGGCTGCGACGAGCGGGGCGACTCGAGTTCTCCGCGGCGCTCGCGCTGGCGCTCGCGAGCACGCTCTGGAGCGGCGACCCGGAAGTTCTGTTTCTCGGCGCGCTGACGGCGTCGGTGATCGTGGTGTGGCCGGGTGCACGTGCGTCGACGCGCGCGCGCTGGATCGGCTTGATCGCGGCGGGCATCGCGACGGCGCTGCTCACCTTGCCGCTGCTCTTGCCGGCACTGCACACGTTCTCCGGGAGCGCGCGAGCGGGCAGCCTGGATCCCGACGAGGCGCTCGCGTGGTCGCTGCATCCGGCGCGCTTGGCGGAGCTCGTGCTGGGCACGCCATTTCTCACCGCCAGCTCGGACACGCTCGCGCGCTTCGGCGCTCAGAACGGCGGCTTCTGGAGCCAGGGCTGCGGCGTGGGCGTGATCGTCCTCGCGCTGGCGGTGCTCGGTGTGCGGCGGCCCGGGCCGCGTTGGCGATGGATCGCTGCGGGCGCGGCGGCGCTTGCGTTGCTGCTGGCCACGGGGCGCTACGGGCACGTCTACGCGCACGTGCCGGCGATGATGCATTTTCGTTATCCCGAGAAGCTCGTCGTCTGGGCTGCGCTGCCGATCGCGTGGCTCGCGGGGCGCGGGCTGGTGGGCGCGACGCGCGCGAAGCTCTCGGCCTGGGTGATTCCGTTGGGGATCATCGTCATCGCAGGCGTCGCCGGGCGCGCGATGGATCCGGGCTTTGGATCGCTGCTCGTGCGCGGGATCCTCTTCGTCGGTGTGGCGATCGCGGTCGCGAAGCTCGCGCCGCGGAGGATGCGTTGGATCGCGATCGCGGCGCTGGCGTTCGTGGAGCTCGGATCCGCCGATCGCGCGCTGCTCGATCTCGGCGAGGTGGCGACGTACTTGCCCACGCAGAGTCCGCTGCCCGAGGCGACGGCTGGCGAGCGGATCTGCTCGGATCTCGGCGCGCAGGGCTATCAACTTCCGGCGGGCGTCGAGGACAGCGAGAGTGCGAGCCGCGCGGCCCAGCTCGCCACGCTCGCGTACGGGCTGCCCTCGCTCTACGGCCTGCGCTCGACCTACGGGCTCACGCCCGCCTGGCCCGCGGATCTGGTGACGCTCTGTTCCGTCGCCGAGCAGTGCGGAACGCCGTGCGCGCGGCTGCAAGGCGCGCGGCTGCAGTGGCTGCAGCCTGCGTCGGCGAAGGCGCTGCTCGCGTCGGGGCAATATCGACGCGTGCGCGCGCTGGAGTCGCCGGTCGTGGCCGAGCTGCTCGAGGATCTGCACGCGCCGACCTACGCCGCCGTGCTTCCCGCTCGCACGTACGACGACGCGTTCGCGACGATCGCGCAGCTGCACCAGGGAAAGCTGCCGACGTCGGAGGTCGCGTGGGTGGCGCGCGCCGACAGCGCCGACGCGAATTCGTGGACCGGTCACGGCCATGCGCAGCTCGCGTCGATCGAGCCGGGCCGGATCCGGATCTCGGCCGATGCCGACGGCTCAGCGCTCCTCGTGCTCCGCGAAGCGATCAACCGCGATTGGCGCGCGACGATCGACGGCACGCCGTCGCCCATCGTGCGCGCCGACTTCGCGATGATTGGCGTCCCGCTCGCAGCTGGCCATCACGAGGTCGCGCTCGACTTCGTTCCCTTCGGCGGACGCTGGAGCTTGCTCGGCTACGCGCTCGGCCTGCTGCTCTGCGCTGCGGCGATCGTGCGGGGGCGGCGATGAAGAACGAGCGCGCCATCGCCTTCGGCGCGAGTGCGCTGGCCTTCGCCATCGCGTTTCGACACGCGCTCTCGCCGGACGTCTTCCTCTTCCGGCGCGACGCGTTCCGGCTGCACCTTCCGCTCGAGGAGTTCATCGCTGGCGAGCTCCGCGCCGGACGGTTGCCCACGTGGTACCCGCTCGATGGGCTCGGCGTGTCGCTCGTCGGATCATCGGCGGCCGGTCTTCTGCATCCGCGACACCTGCTGGATCTCCTGTTCTCACCCGCCCAGGCGCTGAAGTGGACGGCGCTGCTCTCGTACGCGCTCGCGGCGCTGGGCACGTGGCTCCTCGCGCGGGAGCTCGGCGCCGGAAAGC encodes the following:
- a CDS encoding benzoate-CoA ligase family protein, with protein sequence MAVEIPEQLNLASFFLDHNLEAGRANKVAIRFEGREYTYAEIADHSHRLAHALVELDVQPEQRVLLMLPDIPQFAVAWFAVQRVGGVCCAVSPDVSAEEARYYLEYTRAKVVIASEAAAKTLDELRAHEQTAVIVVGDAGDTGSSYTDLVYDDRGPFPTHPTHRDDPAVWLFTSGSTGFPKGAVHRARDFAYNALTYALPVVGYSESDVSVSVPRLAFGYALGSNLLFPFRAGGTVALFQEKGTPEKVCEVVAREKATIFITVPTSLNGLTHFAGLKRDDWKQMRCVISAGEALPEELYTRWKQQTGVEILDGIGSAEMFHIFVTNRIGDVVLGSLGRVVEGYEAQVRDDDGRELPRGEVGTLWVRGGSIAIEYWHNRDLSLRTFRGEWCVSQDKFTVDEKGYFRFCGRGDDMLKVAGKWLSPLEVENCLLAHPAVKEAAVVGFKDAEGLDKPRAFVVVKPEHQADDALAKTLQDHVKTNLAPYKYPREVRFIDALPRSDRGKVLKNQLRG
- a CDS encoding transglycosylase domain-containing protein, whose amino-acid sequence is MAQPAAELPPEAPPPPSPERESRLELVDTVRPRHWWKKAFLFLVYCGMAVVLIGGAAALGVYYKFSKGLPEVPRVEDYRPPILTEFRSDDGALVGEFYKERRKVVPYEQIPKKLVQAFIAAEDKNFFDHFGLDIEGTIRAASKTLRGQHIQGGSTLTQQTAKSILVNESFSAVDFDAILRDADAKVPPAPAPAQAAIDEFVDSSRRARLGNAYNDDTKKIPPSPDELKRATDFLTQRATNARNKQVQAVYTRLKEAALRQAFKEATVRTGKLGIIRKIREAILSRRLEKSLTKEEILYLYLNNIYLGHHAYGVQTAAENYFRKDVKDLTLAEMATLAGLPQSPSANPYAHPQRSKERRAYVLGRMLVDGMISQKDYDDAMKAPVKAYDVEDVFHDSSPFFAEQVRRDIVDRYGNERLLTDGLTVDLTMDAERQREAQDAMLTGLIEVDKRQGYYGPLMHFTSEAEKKEFEAKVEKQLTKDEPVVGGYYPAIVTKVDDKDMVAELLIGTHHKGKLPLAEMRWARKPNPEQYYPSALISHVSTALKVGDVALVKLRTLDEVKKDADSFTEKQIPTDGSALYSLEQEPQLQGAIVSIDPHKNYVPAMIGGYDYDASEFNRAFQACRQPGSAFKPVEYSAAIEQLDYTASTVIVDSPIVFDDPDTQLRWKPENYENDFKGDVIVRTALMESMNIPAIKVFQAVGIENVRAWAKKLGITTEVHSDLSSALGSSCVHPWELAQMYAVFDRDGKREPVYFVRQVRDRNGRVLEDHTAYNDPWASSMDRIRAGYARLFDKPEQVMEPETAFLTTWLLHDVATGGTGANASRLNKPVAGKTGTTNDSHDTWFVGFTHDLLTAVWLGYDDYKHDPMGKYEAGSRASLPIWLEYMKHALEGVPQPWFQPAPGADIVWANIDPKTGKLAKGREGVREAFKRGNEPTLDDEKNNAQPLDPLMTP
- a CDS encoding YfhO family protein; protein product: MAANGKLRRVAAVHAALAIAALGAVFLPALRPGAMLLGHDAYQLFLPLKQFLRAEFAQGHWPTWFPGDGLGIPVAGTFVAGLLDPLNVLLVLPPAQAVKWMVLLAYPIAALGAALGARALGLPRRAALFSGLAFALTGALVSQSVSLQYVGAFSRLPWALWAALRLRRAGRLEFSAALALALASTLWSGDPEVLFLGALTASVIVVWPGARASTRARWIGLIAAGIATALLTLPLLLPALHTFSGSARAGSLDPDEALAWSLHPARLAELVLGTPFLTASSDTLARFGAQNGGFWSQGCGVGVIVLALAVLGVRRPGPRWRWIAAGAAALALLLATGRYGHVYAHVPAMMHFRYPEKLVVWAALPIAWLAGRGLVGATRAKLSAWVIPLGIIVIAGVAGRAMDPGFGSLLVRGILFVGVAIAVAKLAPRRMRWIAIAALAFVELGSADRALLDLGEVATYLPTQSPLPEATAGERICSDLGAQGYQLPAGVEDSESASRAAQLATLAYGLPSLYGLRSTYGLTPAWPADLVTLCSVAEQCGTPCARLQGARLQWLQPASAKALLASGQYRRVRALESPVVAELLEDLHAPTYAAVLPARTYDDAFATIAQLHQGKLPTSEVAWVARADSADANSWTGHGHAQLASIEPGRIRISADADGSALLVLREAINRDWRATIDGTPSPIVRADFAMIGVPLAAGHHEVALDFVPFGGRWSLLGYALGLLLCAAAIVRGRR